From the genome of Schaalia dentiphila ATCC 17982, one region includes:
- a CDS encoding ABC transporter permease has protein sequence MTTTLRPPSRIHGSAPVSREPASSSSVTKVYAASKLRSLLSMRELPVIAALIALVLLTWVMNPRFLSAQGVRDLFLNATIAMLMAAGQSLIIQSEGVDLSVGSILGCTAFATGFLFAANPGLPIVVVFIAGIILGALLGALNGLLVTQAKVPAMVITLGTLYVFRGGLNWWAGSTQYFAGDRPQAFGDLGVATIGGFPLLTLLAVIVIVIVSLYQRYARSGRDLYAIGSDRTAAAVYGIPVAKRVVMAFVVNGALVGLGGVLYASRFNSVGATTGAGMELDIVAACVVGGVAMTGGVGTAYGAAIGALLLTTMTSALTAVGVDKFWQKAVVGALILIAIVVDRVSSMRRHEALRKKGADR, from the coding sequence ATGACAACGACACTGAGACCTCCCTCCCGCATCCACGGCTCCGCGCCGGTGAGCCGGGAGCCAGCCAGCTCCTCGTCAGTGACCAAGGTGTACGCCGCATCGAAGCTGCGCTCTCTCCTGTCCATGCGAGAGCTCCCGGTGATCGCGGCCCTCATTGCCCTGGTCCTGTTGACGTGGGTAATGAACCCGCGCTTCCTCTCCGCCCAGGGAGTACGCGACCTCTTCCTCAATGCGACGATCGCTATGCTGATGGCCGCCGGACAGTCCCTCATCATCCAATCCGAAGGCGTCGACCTCTCGGTCGGTTCCATCCTCGGGTGCACGGCCTTCGCCACGGGCTTCCTCTTCGCGGCTAACCCCGGACTGCCCATCGTCGTCGTCTTCATCGCAGGAATCATTCTGGGGGCACTGCTCGGAGCACTCAATGGACTGCTCGTCACGCAGGCGAAAGTTCCCGCAATGGTCATTACCCTGGGCACTCTTTACGTCTTCCGAGGGGGACTGAACTGGTGGGCAGGATCCACCCAGTACTTCGCCGGTGACCGCCCCCAAGCCTTCGGTGACCTGGGTGTCGCGACGATTGGTGGCTTCCCGCTGCTCACTCTTCTGGCGGTCATCGTTATCGTGATCGTCTCGCTCTACCAGCGCTACGCCCGATCCGGACGCGACCTCTACGCGATCGGTTCCGACCGTACAGCCGCAGCCGTCTACGGTATCCCCGTCGCCAAGCGCGTTGTTATGGCCTTCGTCGTCAACGGCGCGCTCGTTGGACTCGGCGGCGTCCTCTACGCCTCCCGCTTTAACTCCGTCGGCGCCACGACGGGCGCAGGCATGGAACTCGACATCGTCGCCGCGTGCGTCGTCGGCGGCGTTGCAATGACTGGCGGCGTTGGAACCGCCTACGGAGCTGCCATCGGCGCGCTCCTCCTGACCACCATGACGTCCGCGCTTACAGCCGTCGGCGTCGATAAATTCTGGCAAAAGGCCGTCGTTGGTGCGCTCATCCTCATCGCGATCGTCGTCGACCGAGTCAGCTCAATGCGCCGCCACGAGGCGCTGCGCAAGAAGGGAGCGGATCGCTGA
- a CDS encoding LacI family DNA-binding transcriptional regulator, which translates to MTPPRRTPEGTSPQDATTASSPSVPRKAPGVKDVAALAGVSVGSVSNVINRRDSVRPDVRERVEAAIAQLGYKPNPTAQALRRGTSPLVGVAVFDLTNPFFMEAAAAMERVLSREGYIMTLSSTHASVQEERDLLEALGRQAVRGVLLTPADSTHKAATRLVEEGTPVVLFDAADAPEGLPSVSIDDRAGAALAIEHLLALGHERICFLNGPVDMRQSVQRLAGVRDAIEHWQHLTGSDSVQLSVYNAQAYTAQAGYAATENAVTEARAASNGANPTAVFCANDLLAVGVMSALRGAGISIPNDVSVIGFDDIPLAAQMPVPLTTIRQPMDELGAAAAELLLSGPDAPTQHQTFSPVLTIRESTARPRE; encoded by the coding sequence ATGACGCCGCCCCGCCGCACCCCAGAGGGCACGAGTCCCCAGGACGCAACCACTGCCTCGTCCCCCTCAGTGCCCCGCAAAGCCCCCGGCGTCAAAGACGTCGCCGCTCTTGCGGGCGTGAGCGTCGGCTCCGTGTCTAACGTCATTAACCGGCGCGACAGCGTGCGCCCCGATGTACGTGAGCGCGTCGAGGCGGCGATCGCGCAGCTCGGCTACAAGCCCAATCCGACCGCGCAGGCCCTGCGACGGGGGACCTCTCCGCTCGTGGGCGTGGCGGTCTTCGACCTGACGAACCCGTTCTTCATGGAGGCTGCTGCTGCCATGGAGCGCGTGCTATCGCGCGAGGGCTACATCATGACGCTGTCTTCCACGCACGCCTCCGTGCAGGAGGAGCGAGACCTGCTCGAGGCGCTGGGGCGCCAGGCGGTGCGCGGGGTTCTTCTCACCCCCGCAGACTCCACGCACAAGGCCGCCACGCGTTTGGTGGAGGAGGGGACGCCGGTCGTCCTCTTCGACGCGGCAGACGCACCCGAGGGCCTGCCGTCCGTTTCCATCGACGACCGCGCGGGTGCGGCACTAGCGATCGAACACCTTCTGGCACTCGGACATGAGCGAATCTGTTTCCTCAACGGCCCCGTCGACATGCGCCAATCCGTGCAGCGCCTCGCCGGTGTACGGGACGCGATCGAGCACTGGCAGCACTTGACGGGGTCGGACAGCGTCCAATTGAGCGTGTACAACGCGCAGGCGTACACCGCCCAGGCCGGATATGCGGCCACCGAAAACGCCGTCACCGAGGCCCGGGCGGCCTCCAATGGAGCGAACCCCACCGCTGTCTTCTGCGCGAACGATCTACTAGCCGTGGGCGTCATGTCCGCACTGCGCGGAGCGGGGATCTCGATTCCCAACGACGTGTCCGTCATCGGCTTCGACGACATTCCCCTGGCCGCGCAGATGCCAGTACCCCTCACGACAATCCGCCAGCCCATGGACGAGCTCGGCGCCGCGGCCGCCGAGCTTCTATTGTCCGGCCCCGACGCACCCACACAGCACCAGACCTTCAGCCCCGTCCTCACCATCCGCGAATCCACAGCAAGGCCAAGGGAGTAG
- a CDS encoding ABC transporter permease, whose amino-acid sequence MSTPTQTSSRDFIAPIRRVFSSRDSHMTLILILAIAVATILIPRFSQPRTLTFLTLDVTATLLMALPMTLVMINADIDLSVASTAGLVSASFGVLVQSGVGFWASIAICLLVGLACGLVNAFMTAYVGLPALAVTIGTLALYRGLALVVIGDQSISDFPQWATSAVTGSFGSTGIPYMAIPVILFVILFWLLLHKTPYGRGLFALGYSKQAAEFVGIDTKRSRVISLTLSGLMAALAGIYWTLRYSAAKADNVEGLELVVIAAVVFGGVSVFGGRGSIWGSVCGVLTIGVLNYALRLNRIPEVILVLVTGLLLIGSVVAPSLVDAVRQRLAHRADARTPRVSVAPGAASA is encoded by the coding sequence ATGAGCACCCCAACTCAGACCTCGTCACGTGACTTCATTGCCCCGATTCGACGCGTGTTCTCCTCGCGAGACTCGCACATGACCCTCATCCTCATCCTCGCCATCGCAGTCGCGACCATCCTCATCCCGAGGTTCAGCCAGCCTCGCACGCTCACGTTCCTTACCCTGGACGTGACGGCGACGCTCCTCATGGCCTTGCCCATGACCCTCGTGATGATCAATGCGGACATCGACCTGTCCGTCGCCTCGACCGCCGGCCTCGTCAGCGCATCCTTCGGAGTTCTTGTCCAGTCGGGCGTGGGATTCTGGGCGAGCATCGCGATCTGCCTCCTCGTCGGACTGGCGTGCGGCCTCGTCAATGCATTCATGACCGCCTACGTGGGACTGCCGGCGCTCGCGGTCACGATCGGTACGCTCGCGCTGTATCGAGGCCTCGCCCTCGTCGTCATCGGCGACCAGTCGATCTCCGACTTCCCACAGTGGGCAACCTCCGCCGTCACCGGATCGTTCGGGTCCACGGGCATCCCCTACATGGCGATCCCCGTCATCCTGTTCGTCATTCTCTTCTGGCTCCTGCTACACAAGACCCCGTACGGTCGAGGCCTCTTCGCGCTAGGGTACTCCAAGCAGGCCGCCGAATTCGTCGGCATTGACACGAAGCGTTCTCGGGTCATTTCCCTGACGCTGTCGGGGCTCATGGCAGCTCTGGCAGGCATCTACTGGACGCTGCGCTACTCCGCGGCGAAGGCCGACAACGTCGAGGGCCTCGAGCTAGTCGTGATCGCCGCCGTTGTCTTCGGTGGGGTCAGCGTCTTCGGCGGCCGAGGCTCGATCTGGGGCAGCGTGTGCGGTGTCCTGACGATCGGTGTTCTCAACTACGCGCTGCGCCTCAACCGAATTCCCGAAGTCATCCTGGTTCTGGTCACGGGCTTGCTCCTGATCGGTTCCGTCGTCGCGCCATCGCTGGTGGATGCCGTCCGCCAACGTCTGGCACATCGAGCTGATGCGCGTACCCCTCGCGTCAGCGTCGCACCGGGCGCGGCGAGCGCCTAA
- a CDS encoding L-rhamnose mutarotase has protein sequence MSDTPSLAHTLATTSQASPHRACFLLRVRPEKLAEYADVHQRVWDEMRQALSDAGWRHYSLFLDPDTGLVVGYYEAHDARTAAAAMEDREVNTRWQAEMAQYFQPDGGGTAHFLSQYFYLA, from the coding sequence ATGAGCGATACCCCATCACTGGCCCATACGCTCGCCACGACGAGCCAGGCCAGCCCCCACCGAGCCTGCTTCCTCCTGCGCGTGCGCCCCGAGAAACTCGCCGAATACGCCGACGTGCACCAGCGTGTCTGGGACGAGATGCGCCAGGCTCTGAGTGACGCCGGGTGGCGACACTACTCGCTCTTCCTCGATCCGGACACCGGCCTCGTCGTCGGCTACTACGAGGCGCACGATGCTCGCACGGCGGCCGCAGCTATGGAAGACCGCGAGGTCAATACGCGCTGGCAAGCCGAAATGGCCCAGTACTTCCAACCGGACGGGGGAGGCACTGCCCACTTCCTTAGCCAATACTTCTACCTCGCCTAA
- the rhaI gene encoding L-rhamnose isomerase codes for MTIHLSDLPESARSLLRDQTIELPSWAFGNSGTRFKVFPSPGTPRNAYEKIDDAAQVHRFTGITPRVSLHIPWDVVDDFSDLAEHARSQGITLGTINSNVFQDDDYKFGSLTNSDEAVRRKAIDAHLRCIDVMNATGSDTLKIWLGDGTNYPGQDSIAARQERLADSLSVIYENLAPHQRLLLEYKFFEPAFYHTDVPDWGTALAHVLALGDRAVVCLDTGHHAPGTNIEFIVVQLLRAGRLGAFDFNSRFYADDDLIVGSADPFQLFRIMHEIVSFGALAPTSGVNFMLDQCHNLEEKIPGEILSAMNVQEATAKALLVDRAALAKAQVEHDVLTANQVLMDAFSSDVRPLLGELREEQGLDPNPLAAYAASGYFARISVDRVGGQQASWGA; via the coding sequence ATGACCATCCACCTGTCCGACCTGCCCGAAAGTGCTCGCAGCCTCCTGCGCGACCAGACAATCGAGCTGCCGAGCTGGGCCTTCGGTAACTCCGGAACCCGCTTCAAGGTATTCCCGAGCCCCGGCACCCCGCGCAACGCCTACGAAAAGATCGATGACGCGGCACAGGTCCACCGGTTCACGGGCATCACCCCGCGGGTGTCGCTACATATCCCGTGGGATGTGGTCGATGACTTCTCCGACCTTGCGGAGCACGCGCGCTCGCAGGGCATCACGCTGGGCACCATCAACTCGAATGTCTTCCAGGACGACGACTACAAGTTCGGCTCGCTGACGAACTCCGACGAGGCAGTGCGGCGCAAGGCCATCGACGCGCACCTGCGCTGCATCGACGTCATGAACGCGACCGGTTCCGATACGCTCAAGATTTGGCTGGGCGACGGAACGAACTACCCGGGACAGGACTCGATCGCTGCGCGGCAGGAAAGGCTTGCTGACTCGCTGTCCGTTATCTATGAGAATCTGGCTCCACACCAGCGTCTGCTCCTTGAGTACAAGTTCTTTGAACCCGCCTTCTACCACACTGATGTTCCGGACTGGGGCACGGCCCTGGCGCACGTGTTGGCCCTGGGCGACCGAGCCGTCGTCTGCCTCGACACCGGCCACCACGCGCCCGGTACCAACATCGAATTCATTGTGGTTCAGCTGCTGCGCGCCGGCCGCCTCGGAGCTTTCGACTTCAACTCGCGGTTCTACGCCGACGATGACCTGATCGTGGGATCCGCAGACCCCTTCCAGCTCTTCCGCATCATGCATGAGATCGTCTCCTTCGGCGCCCTCGCGCCCACCTCCGGCGTGAACTTCATGCTCGACCAGTGCCACAACCTCGAAGAAAAGATCCCCGGAGAAATCCTGTCCGCGATGAACGTTCAGGAGGCGACCGCGAAGGCACTCCTCGTCGACCGTGCTGCGCTGGCGAAGGCGCAGGTCGAGCACGACGTGCTGACTGCGAACCAGGTGCTCATGGACGCTTTCTCCTCCGATGTGCGCCCGCTCCTGGGCGAGCTGCGCGAAGAGCAGGGCCTCGACCCCAACCCGCTCGCGGCCTACGCCGCATCCGGCTACTTCGCGCGCATCAGTGTGGATCGAGTGGGTGGCCAGCAGGCCTCCTGGGGCGCATGA
- the rhaS gene encoding rhamnose ABC transporter substrate-binding protein: MKKGVAALGALSLTSALLMSACGGGTSTQGSESSSGGDASGSYDVSSQSITFIPKQLNNPFSDVMLGGGKNAAGEIGFAEVNVVGPLEASSSSQVSFINSEVQAGTNVLVIAANDPDAVCPALQDARKAGTKVVTFDSDSAADCRDLFINQVESKQVAITMLDMVSDQIGGSGKVAILSATANAANQNAWIKFMEDEIASNDKYKGIEIVAKVYGDDDDTKSFQEAQGLLQAHPDLNAIVSPTTVGIAATARYLSTSDYKGKVFLTGLGLPNEMRSFVKDGTVKEFALWDPAQLGYVAAYAGAALDSGAIKGEVGEKFTAGNLGERTIGENKTVVVGDPVRFNADNIDKYDF; this comes from the coding sequence ATGAAGAAAGGTGTGGCCGCACTTGGCGCACTCTCGCTGACCTCGGCCCTCCTGATGTCCGCCTGTGGCGGTGGAACGTCGACGCAGGGCAGTGAGTCCAGTTCCGGCGGCGATGCCTCCGGTTCGTACGATGTTTCGTCCCAGTCGATTACGTTTATCCCCAAGCAGCTGAACAACCCGTTCTCCGACGTCATGCTCGGCGGCGGCAAGAACGCTGCGGGCGAGATCGGCTTCGCCGAGGTCAACGTCGTCGGTCCGCTCGAGGCGTCCTCCTCCTCGCAGGTCTCCTTCATCAACTCCGAGGTGCAGGCAGGCACGAACGTCCTCGTGATCGCCGCGAATGACCCCGATGCCGTATGCCCTGCGCTTCAGGATGCGCGCAAGGCCGGTACAAAGGTCGTCACCTTCGACTCCGACAGCGCGGCCGATTGCCGAGACCTGTTCATCAACCAGGTTGAATCCAAGCAGGTTGCAATCACCATGCTCGACATGGTCTCTGACCAGATCGGCGGTTCCGGTAAGGTAGCCATCCTCTCTGCGACGGCGAACGCCGCCAACCAGAACGCGTGGATCAAGTTCATGGAGGATGAGATCGCCTCGAACGACAAGTACAAGGGCATTGAGATCGTCGCGAAGGTCTATGGCGATGACGATGACACGAAGTCGTTCCAGGAGGCGCAGGGCCTGCTCCAGGCTCACCCCGACCTTAATGCGATCGTCTCCCCGACCACCGTCGGTATCGCCGCCACCGCTCGCTACCTGTCGACCTCTGACTACAAGGGCAAGGTCTTCCTGACCGGCCTGGGTCTGCCGAACGAAATGCGTTCCTTCGTGAAGGATGGAACCGTCAAGGAGTTTGCCCTGTGGGATCCCGCCCAGCTAGGATACGTGGCCGCATACGCGGGTGCAGCGCTCGATAGTGGTGCGATCAAGGGCGAGGTAGGGGAGAAGTTCACTGCCGGAAACCTCGGTGAACGCACGATCGGCGAGAACAAGACCGTCGTCGTCGGTGACCCCGTGCGCTTCAACGCGGACAACATCGACAAGTACGACTTCTGA
- a CDS encoding ABC transporter permease, translated as MSTLLASPRLAFLKKDSYMTRLIIVFLLLLIFFAAVRPGPFFAVRTWQSMAVQFPEFGLMSLGVMFTMFTAGIDLSVVAIANVTSICAALTLRSMLSPAVTPSSMGLAVAIALGVALVVGVTCGLINGTLVAVLKIPPILATLGTLELFGGVALILTQGKPVSGVPAAFGAAFTGKVIGLVPIPLVVFLVCALVAGLIVAFTGFGTTILMLGTNDTAARFSGLKVKSLLIRTYVLSGVMAAMAGIVMLANYNSAKADYGASYTLLTVLIVVLGGVNPNGGSGRLSGVLLSILMLQVLSSGLNMFPNISNFYRPLIWGGVLLLVICMNEGLFSFSKLRRLRKGHAHADS; from the coding sequence ATGTCAACGCTTCTCGCCTCCCCGCGCCTCGCTTTCCTCAAAAAGGACAGCTACATGACGCGACTGATCATCGTCTTCCTCCTCCTGCTCATCTTCTTCGCCGCCGTGCGCCCCGGCCCCTTCTTCGCCGTGCGCACCTGGCAGTCGATGGCCGTCCAATTCCCCGAATTCGGCCTCATGAGCCTGGGCGTCATGTTCACCATGTTCACCGCTGGCATCGACCTGTCCGTCGTCGCCATCGCCAACGTCACCTCGATCTGCGCGGCCCTCACGCTGCGCTCGATGCTCAGCCCGGCCGTCACCCCCTCGTCCATGGGCCTCGCCGTCGCCATCGCCCTGGGAGTTGCCCTGGTGGTCGGCGTCACCTGCGGCCTCATCAACGGCACGCTCGTCGCCGTCCTGAAGATCCCACCCATCCTCGCCACCCTCGGCACGCTCGAACTCTTCGGCGGCGTCGCCCTCATCCTCACCCAGGGCAAGCCCGTCTCCGGGGTGCCAGCCGCCTTTGGCGCCGCGTTCACCGGGAAGGTGATCGGCCTCGTTCCCATCCCCCTCGTCGTGTTCCTCGTGTGCGCCCTCGTCGCCGGACTCATCGTCGCCTTCACGGGCTTTGGCACCACGATCCTCATGCTCGGCACCAACGACACGGCGGCGCGATTCTCCGGCCTGAAGGTCAAGAGCCTGCTGATCCGCACCTACGTGCTATCCGGCGTCATGGCCGCCATGGCCGGCATCGTCATGCTCGCGAACTACAACTCCGCGAAAGCCGACTACGGCGCCTCCTACACGCTGCTCACCGTCCTCATCGTCGTCCTCGGCGGCGTCAACCCCAACGGCGGATCCGGGCGCCTGAGCGGCGTGCTCCTGTCCATCCTCATGCTCCAGGTCCTCTCCTCCGGCCTGAACATGTTCCCCAACATCTCCAACTTCTACAGGCCTCTCATCTGGGGTGGCGTGCTGCTGCTCGTCATCTGCATGAACGAGGGCCTCTTCTCCTTCTCCAAACTGCGCAGACTCAGGAAAGGACACGCGCATGCTGACAGTTAA
- a CDS encoding sugar ABC transporter ATP-binding protein yields MTREAERPVVSLQHAVKKFGSFTAMSDGCIELYPHRIHALAGENGAGKSTLVKVLAGIHQPNSGEFLVDGQPVRFKTPAESKAAGISVIYQEPTLFPDLTVAENIYVGRQPRGRFGLIDHAAMKRDAQELFDRLEVPIDPSQLADGLSIADQQIIEIAKAISLDAKVLIMDEPTAALSGHEVERLFSVARSLRDKGASLMFISHRMEEIFDLCDDVTIMRDGAYVSTRDLEGTTKAQLVRDMVGRDVDQLFPKLDAQIGDPVLRVEGLTRYGAFEDVSFEVRSGEILGLAGLVGAGRSEVVRTIMGIDKADGGTVTAFGKPLKLGDTVGAIRAGLAFVPEDRRKQGLVMDLSVARNTALTLRSKLARCGLINSRTERAVAQEWSTNLEVKTATQDTPVSALSGGNQQKVVLAKWLATDPKILIVDEPTRGIDVGTKSEVHRLISTLATRGVAVIMISSELPEVLGMADRVLVMCEGRITGEFTREEATADAIMTAATDHEKAAS; encoded by the coding sequence ATGACACGAGAAGCTGAAAGGCCAGTTGTCTCGCTCCAGCATGCCGTGAAGAAGTTCGGCTCCTTCACCGCGATGTCTGATGGGTGCATCGAGCTGTATCCGCACCGCATTCACGCCCTTGCCGGCGAAAACGGCGCGGGTAAGTCGACGCTCGTGAAGGTGCTCGCCGGCATTCACCAGCCAAACTCCGGAGAGTTTTTGGTGGATGGCCAGCCGGTGCGCTTCAAGACCCCTGCGGAATCGAAGGCCGCCGGAATCTCGGTGATCTACCAGGAGCCCACGCTGTTCCCCGACCTCACGGTCGCCGAGAACATATACGTGGGCCGACAGCCCAGGGGACGCTTCGGCCTCATTGATCACGCAGCCATGAAGCGTGACGCCCAAGAGCTCTTTGACCGCCTCGAAGTGCCGATCGACCCCTCGCAGTTGGCTGACGGACTGTCGATCGCGGACCAGCAGATCATCGAAATCGCAAAGGCGATCTCGCTGGACGCCAAGGTTCTTATCATGGATGAACCGACAGCTGCTCTGTCGGGGCACGAGGTCGAGCGCCTCTTCTCCGTGGCGCGCTCACTGCGCGACAAGGGAGCCTCCCTCATGTTCATCTCGCACAGGATGGAAGAAATCTTCGACCTGTGCGACGACGTGACGATCATGCGCGACGGCGCCTACGTGTCGACCCGTGACCTGGAGGGAACCACGAAGGCTCAGCTCGTGCGAGACATGGTCGGCCGCGACGTCGATCAGCTCTTCCCCAAGCTGGATGCGCAGATTGGCGATCCGGTCCTGAGAGTCGAAGGACTCACCCGCTACGGTGCCTTCGAAGACGTGAGCTTCGAGGTCCGCAGCGGAGAAATCCTTGGACTGGCGGGCCTCGTCGGCGCTGGCCGTTCCGAGGTCGTGCGCACGATCATGGGTATCGACAAAGCGGACGGCGGCACAGTGACCGCCTTCGGTAAGCCCCTGAAGCTTGGCGACACGGTGGGCGCGATCCGAGCCGGCCTCGCCTTCGTCCCCGAAGACAGGCGCAAGCAAGGTCTCGTCATGGACCTGTCCGTTGCCCGCAACACTGCCCTCACGCTGCGCAGCAAACTCGCTCGCTGCGGACTCATCAACTCGCGGACCGAGCGAGCGGTCGCGCAGGAATGGTCCACAAACCTCGAAGTGAAGACGGCCACCCAGGACACCCCCGTGTCCGCGCTGTCGGGTGGCAACCAGCAGAAGGTCGTCTTGGCGAAATGGCTTGCCACCGATCCCAAGATCCTCATCGTTGATGAGCCGACCCGTGGCATCGATGTGGGAACCAAGTCCGAGGTGCACCGACTGATCTCCACCCTCGCCACCAGGGGAGTCGCCGTCATCATGATCTCATCGGAACTGCCCGAGGTGCTCGGCATGGCAGACCGCGTCCTCGTCATGTGCGAAGGCCGCATCACCGGCGAATTCACCAGAGAAGAAGCCACCGCTGACGCCATTATGACGGCGGCAACCGACCACGAAAAGGCCGCATCATGA
- a CDS encoding ABC transporter permease yields MPRLTTKVLHANEFWVFLVIVALTLVIQVRSGQFYTANNLVDLAGAMVVPGLFAVAAHLVLVSGGIDVSFPALASLAVYVTTKVLVDSGWNGSVIVPFLIAAAIGALLGAFNGIFTSRLTVPTLIITLGTANVFNGVMQGALKSVQINMIPESMRSFGSASLFVARNESSGLQSSMPVSFLILVAVVAVAFFITRYTMFGRSLFAIGGDESAAARVGFKVRATKFWLYVIVGIIAALAGMVRTCSMGQMHPTNLLGMEMMVIAAVVLGGTAITGGKGSLTGVMLGTLLIVIVQNSMILMGIPTFWQGFALGLLIIVGTGVSALQVMRARRTAH; encoded by the coding sequence ATGCCCCGACTCACCACGAAAGTCCTGCACGCCAACGAATTCTGGGTGTTCCTCGTCATCGTGGCGCTCACCCTCGTCATCCAGGTACGCTCCGGACAGTTCTACACGGCGAACAACCTCGTCGACCTGGCGGGTGCCATGGTCGTTCCCGGCCTCTTCGCCGTCGCCGCGCACCTCGTCCTCGTCTCGGGTGGCATCGACGTGTCATTCCCGGCGCTGGCCTCCCTCGCGGTCTACGTGACGACGAAGGTCCTCGTCGACAGCGGGTGGAACGGGTCCGTCATCGTGCCCTTCCTGATCGCGGCAGCCATCGGTGCGCTCCTCGGGGCCTTCAACGGCATCTTCACGTCGAGGCTGACCGTCCCCACGCTGATCATCACCCTGGGCACCGCCAACGTCTTCAACGGCGTCATGCAGGGCGCGCTCAAATCCGTGCAGATCAACATGATCCCCGAATCCATGCGCTCCTTCGGATCCGCCTCCCTGTTCGTCGCCCGCAACGAAAGCTCCGGGCTGCAATCATCCATGCCGGTGTCCTTCCTCATCCTCGTCGCCGTCGTCGCAGTCGCCTTCTTCATCACCCGCTACACGATGTTCGGACGCTCGCTCTTCGCCATTGGCGGCGACGAGAGCGCGGCCGCACGAGTTGGTTTCAAGGTACGCGCCACCAAGTTCTGGCTCTACGTCATCGTCGGCATCATCGCCGCCCTGGCCGGCATGGTGCGCACCTGCTCCATGGGACAGATGCACCCTACCAACCTGCTCGGCATGGAAATGATGGTCATCGCAGCCGTCGTCCTGGGCGGCACCGCGATCACCGGCGGCAAGGGCTCCCTCACCGGCGTCATGCTCGGCACGCTGCTCATCGTCATCGTCCAAAACTCCATGATCCTCATGGGAATCCCGACGTTCTGGCAGGGCTTCGCCCTGGGCCTGCTCATCATCGTGGGAACCGGCGTCTCCGCGCTCCAGGTCATGCGCGCCCGCCGCACCGCACACTAG
- a CDS encoding RpiB/LacA/LacB family sugar-phosphate isomerase, giving the protein MLTVKDKHVVVGADFAGHPLKEVVKAHLEERGWTVTDLTPDADTAPMYHRVGFALGAQIAEGTFERALAFCGTGMGIHIAASKCPHVHAAVCESVPAARRCASANNANLLAMGAFYVAPRTAMAMADAFLESSLGSGYEDWDGFYEYHRIGYDECENFDYEAYKANGFEVVDPGFAVLAEQPKGLAY; this is encoded by the coding sequence ATGCTGACAGTTAAAGACAAGCACGTCGTCGTCGGCGCCGACTTCGCCGGGCACCCCCTCAAGGAAGTCGTCAAAGCCCACCTCGAGGAGCGTGGCTGGACCGTCACCGACCTGACACCCGACGCCGACACCGCGCCCATGTACCACCGCGTCGGCTTCGCGCTCGGCGCCCAGATCGCCGAAGGCACGTTTGAGCGCGCCCTCGCGTTCTGCGGCACCGGCATGGGCATCCACATCGCCGCCTCCAAGTGCCCCCACGTACACGCCGCCGTGTGCGAGTCCGTTCCCGCCGCGCGCCGCTGCGCCTCCGCCAACAACGCGAACCTGCTCGCCATGGGCGCCTTCTACGTCGCCCCGCGCACCGCGATGGCCATGGCGGACGCGTTCCTCGAGTCGTCGCTCGGGTCCGGGTACGAGGACTGGGACGGCTTCTACGAGTACCACCGCATCGGGTACGACGAATGCGAAAACTTCGACTACGAGGCCTACAAGGCCAACGGATTCGAGGTCGTTGATCCGGGCTTTGCAGTGCTTGCGGAGCAGCCGAAGGGGTTGGCGTACTGA